A single genomic interval of Helianthus annuus cultivar XRQ/B chromosome 6, HanXRQr2.0-SUNRISE, whole genome shotgun sequence harbors:
- the LOC110866049 gene encoding miraculin yields MKTIILFSLIALIILAANSAPAPVLDAHGKVLRAGVKYRVKPANSDDYNGGLILAHVGNKSCPLAVGQDLGLNKGPWLTFTPVNPKEHVIRVSTDVNIKISGSNSCNESNIWQLKYNEVMKEHIVMVGGVEGNPGPKTLYSWFKLENITYSGYKFVFCPSVCSHCELMCGDLFPFLTDDSNGQPLVLYNATSWHFSVIFY; encoded by the coding sequence ATGAAAACAATCATCTTATTCTCATTAATCGCATTGATCATATTAGCAGCCAATTCAGCTCCTGCTCCCGTGCTCGATGCCCATGGAAAAGTTCTCCGCGCAGGGGTCAAATACCGCGTTAAGCCAGCAAATTCAGACGATTACAATGGGGGACTCATTCTGGCGCATGTCGGAAACAAGTCATGTCCACTTGCAGTTGGACAAGACTTAGGTCTGAACAAGGGCCCCTGGTTGACTTTCACTCCGGTCAACCCCAAGGAACACGTGATCCGTGTTTCCACAGATGTTAACATCAAGATCTCAGGTTCCAACAGTTGTAATGAGTCAAACATATGGCAGTTGAAATATAATGAAGTTATGAAAGAACATATTGTGATGGTAGGAGGTGTTGAAGGAAACCCGGGGCCAAAAACATTGTATAGCTGGTTTAAGCTTGAGAACATTACTTATAGCGGTTATAAGTTTGTTTTCTGCCCGAGTGTCTGCAGCCACTGTGAGCTTATGTGCGGGGACCTTTTTCCATTTTTAACTGATGATAGTAATGGGCAACCTTTGGTACTATATAATGCTACTTCTTGGCATTTCTCTGTCATCTTCTATTAA